From a region of the Arachis ipaensis cultivar K30076 chromosome B09, Araip1.1, whole genome shotgun sequence genome:
- the LOC110266905 gene encoding uncharacterized protein LOC110266905 has product MGERVAPPSSRSARRRLLPRACRRRCEGSAIPLLPLEREIGTSKEEGCKSVQAVAGAAAGQGSCVSVILTAGSGSVTSRTAAGASGYFCCRRKTLPLPTPESGRCCRLRWLPGCRRTGSETAAVRFSRSFFVSIMLLWLL; this is encoded by the exons ATGGGGGAAAGGGTCGCGCCGCCTAGTAGCCGGTCTGCTCGTCGCCGGCTGTTGCCGCGAGCTTGCCGCCGCCGTTGTGAAGGATCTGCCATTCCCTTGTTGCCGCTGGAGAGGGAGATCGGAACGAgtaaggaggagggttgt AAGAGTGTTCAAGCCGTCGCAGGTGCCGCTGCCGGACAAGGGAGCTGCGTCTCTGTGATACTGACCGccgggagtggttctgtgacttccAGGACCGCCGCCGGAGCCTCTGGCTACTTCTGCTGTCGCCGGAAAACTCTACCG TTACCAACGCCGGAGTCCGGTCGCTGCtgtcgcttgaggtggctgccgggctgccgccgaaccggttcagagaccgccgctgttcggttcagccgttccttcttcgtTTCGATAA tgttgctatggttattgtga